In Pseudoalteromonas tetraodonis, the genomic window TATTGATATTGATGCAATTGCATAATTTGAAGGAAAAATAAAATGTCGCCAATTGAAAGTCAACAAATGATGCTGGGCAAAATGATGGACATGCACAAAATTGCAGGTCCAGAAAGTATAGAGCCGGCTGCTATCAGTAATCAAAATGTAAATATTAGTGAAGATTTTAAGCATGTTATTCGCTCTATCAACGCCCAACAAAATATTGCCGGTGAGATGGTTAAAGCCGTTGATACCGGTGAAAGTGAAGACGTAGTAGGGGCGATGATTGCCAGTCAAAAAGCAGGGCTTAGTTTTTCTATGCTAATGGAAA contains:
- a CDS encoding flagellar hook-basal body complex protein FliE; translation: MSPIESQQMMLGKMMDMHKIAGPESIEPAAISNQNVNISEDFKHVIRSINAQQNIAGEMVKAVDTGESEDVVGAMIASQKAGLSFSMLMEMRNKVLNGIDDVMRMSL